The genomic region TTAGAAGTTTAATGCACATAGTTCCTAAACCGCTTAAGACACAATAACAAAATGCTTTAAACActcctaaaaaataaataaaataaaatatatgaaatcagATGATAACCGTCATATAACGGTTCTGTTAGAAACTActgaaagcgcgataaatcaataaataaataaggcagaggcattaaattttactcccGTGCTGGAACAAGTGGGATTTATAGTAGCcaagataaaaaaaaaccaataggTGTGTCACCGCCCACACTGAGGTAAAACCCATATCTCGTGTGATATAATATGATATCACTATTTTCTAACATCTGGCTGACTCTACGCCATTTGTATTGATGGAGGTAAGTGGACCTCAATGAAACTCAGGGAGCATATAATTAGTATGTGGcacatttatagtatatacctATCAGTATTTCTCCGGCTTTGTTCTTTGCCAGTTGCAAAAGTTCGGTTATAAACGagcttagtccttccttacttactttgtttttgttttaatggcATAAATGCGAATTTCAGCTTTCGCCACCCTTAAAGTTTACTCATTTTCGTCAGATtagtaaaacagtaaaaaaaattccagatCTGTAAAGTCTTTTGGATCACAGATAATAGCACTGATTTTACTTACTTACAGGAAATATGCGATTGTTGTCTATGtattaataactttatttaataGCGCAGTGAAGATACGCGTTAGTCATAGTCGAATGTTAAACTTTAACGAAATATAGTTGCTAAAAATAACTTCTGCTTTTTCACAACTCACCTTTGTTATTTCCCCAATGAGTGAGTCATTGGCGTTTTCTTCCTCTACATAGTCGGAAACGATTTCACGACCGGCGACGAACCATTGTACGCTGGCTTCAGGTGGATGAACATGCGCACAAAACACCACTTCGTCTGCACCGGCATTCGTTAGTGCCGGCAGCGGCGATTTCAACAGTATTGGCGCAGACTCGACAACATCGTCGGTTTCATCGACGCTCAGCTGACAGGCAGTGCTGCAGGTCAGGCCGCTGGCAGTGCGTACCTCACACGTGTATTCTCCGGAGTCTAAATCGAAAACGTCGTTTATGCGCAGACAGAGTACACCGTTGCCATGGTCGATTTGGCTAAGAAAAtgacgaaaattaaaaatacacaaacatatgtatgtataccacaATATGCACTATGCGTCTGTGCCTTTCTGGACTTACTTAAAATCGTCATCATCGACCAACACTTCACCGTTACGCGTCCACGTATAAGTGTATGGTTCATGGCAATCCAACTCGAAGCGCAAGTCAACAGTCTCGCGTTCGTGAGCTTCTACTTTGGCGGGGAGGGCTCGCGAAATGCACGGTTTTGAAAGACGTGCTGTTAATGCATCACTTTCTGTTGCTTCGAATTTCACCCAAGTGCTTGTGAGCAACGGTTCATTATCACACTGAATGATGCAAGTGTACAGACCCTCGTCTTCCTCCGTCACATTGTCAATGCAAAGCAGTGCTTCGTGTTCATTCACCACAATCTGCACACGTTCATCATCTTCGTCCAGCTCAGTGCCGTTATGGTAAAATTTACAGGATGGCACCGAAGAACCGCGATAACCAGTAGCCAACGCCATGCGACCACCTATAGCCGTCGATGGTCCCATGATACGTCTACGTAGGTGTGCATTGCGTTTCGAAGAACTTGCACGAACACTACGCACGGAAGGAGAACGTGAGTACCGCGAGCGGCTAATTACATCCAAACGCGCTGTGGCTTCAATGCGTCCAAAGTCATTCTCCAAGGTGATACGATACAGACCAGCATCATCGAAAGTGACTTCGTCGATCTCCAGGAAACGCAAATCATCCACCTCCTTCACAGCGATCCGGGCAGTAGGCGTAACAATTATACCCTCTTTGTCCCATGTCGACCAAGGCGTTGGGTGACCGGTAATCGCGCATTGGAAACGAACATTGTCACCCTCCTCGACGACACGACTGTGAGGAATGGCTAGGAATTTCGGCGCAGCCAAAGTACGAGTGTCCAACATTGCGCGTCGATAGCTGCCTATGCGACCATCACTCAGATCGATTTGCGACGAACGGTAAGACAGACGACGAGGCGAAAAGCAACGGTTGGGTGTGGAGCGCGGTGTTGAACGTGGTGTTGAGTTTGCCGAGAGTAAACCGCTGGGACGGGACAGCTGACGATTTAACATATTCTCCTTTTCCTCAGGCACATCGACAATAATACAAGCCGAGGATAGTGTGCGGCCAAGATTATTCTTTGCGACGCATGTGTATTCGCCTTCATCCTCTGGATAAATGCGTGGTATGCTCAGTGTAGCCTTGATGCCGTCGTAGGACATTGTGAAATCTTTGCCACTCGGTAGCACACGTCCATCCTTCTCCCAAATGATTACCGGTTCCGGGAGTGCCTCAACATGGCATTCCAAAGTGATGGCATCACCGTCACAGCAACGTAAGTCACGCAGATGACGGATGAAGCGCGGGAAGGTTTCCACGTTGCTGTCAATTATACACCATAACATTTGAATACATTTCATTTAATGCGGCATACTCACCCGTGTCGAATAGACCCTTTCTCCATTTGCGAATTGTTGAGGATATCTATAAGGAAATGTgtttgaaaaatacatataaaatactcaaaacactttttttgGTTATAAACAATTCTAACTGAATTGTATTTTGCATATCTTAGCCCCAAcgtgagtacatacatatgtacatacatatgtacatacatataatcacctaaaatgcaaaataacgtaacaacactttcgaaaatttacagtggTGTGACTGAAAAACGAAGTAAAATGaaacaagagtgaaaaaaaatttaatattggttaaaactggtttatatttgagcgcagaacctgaaaatgttggacaaatGTCATGTTAtgaatgtaatttgaagtagtgaatcgtaatcaataggatacccaaattctaattttttgatgatacgttattttgcattttaggtgacgatatatgaAAAAGTAACATATTTGAAAGTAGTTAACGTTTTAACGTCTTTCGAAATTAGAATAGAAgcgaattaaatttttcgttCTTACACAAAAGGGAaactaaatttcgaaaattttccgGCTATTACATACTAATTGCATACTTGTAGGCGAAAACATTCGGCTAAATGTTTTCAGCGACACCTATTGGTCATTTTTATAGCATGCCACATATTTCacttttgaattaattttttcaaaataaacgtGTTTGATTGTAAAACTAAACATCTTTAACTAATTATACATGCACCTACCCATTTCTATATCTGCGGATGCAGAAATAGCAGAAATGAGTACGCTTTTTAACCATATCTTGGCAATGGATGTAAGTCCTACGGgcaaaatacattaaaaattgaTGTAGTAAGGTGGCAACATCAATTCTCTAAAAGTGTTTTGTAGTGTTTGCTTTTCCGCAACATCTGGCACTTTTTATAAGCAATTGTCTAAATATAGTTGcatttcatttacaatttctaTTGCAAAGTTTTCATAACATTTGGAGAAGCGTCGctgtcaataaaaatttaacaaaaaatgatTATGATTCAAATGGAATTGGAACCAGGATTTCGCAAAGCAGACCTTAACAATATACCAACGGTGCGCAGCGAAACAATATTCGGGTTCGTCACAAGAATTGCCACCAGCGGTGGTGGCGTGAAGAACCAATCAACCGGcaggtatgtatgtttattaaaaaattaaaataatatgtaataatcATTTACATATTGTATTTAGTAATAGCACAGATGTGGATTTACTCATAGACTATGTACAAGTGAGAAAAGCCGGAGATATTTTTGATGTGCGTGCCGTTGTCTTTCCGGCAGCAAGTGGTGGAAGCCATGAGTCGCATGTACGCGTTTCATTGAAAGTAGATGAGAAAAAGGACGAAATTTCAGAGACAAAATGCGGTATCTGCGCAAAAAAAGGTATGTTTTTCTGATACTATATCAAACACCAGCATATAATGAGAAACTATATTGGATTTTGCAGAATCTTGTCCACATATACTAGCTTTTATTTTCTGGCTGCATCGCAAGAGTACAGATACCGAATCTACGGCAATACTGGATTTTTGGGGCAAAGAAACGGAAGCATTAATCGAGGAGGAACGTGGCGAGACATTGCGCATTCGTGACATATTCGCCTGTGACGAATTACGTCTTGAAGCTGATTTGGAAGCAGCTGCAGTAAGTGAAAGCGAAGGGCAAGCTTTCTTCGAGGCTGTGCTTGATGAGATGGAAAATTTAGGCTTAAAAGACTCAGCTCTGTACCGTCATTGTAGATCGGTATTGGAAGAGTTCGAGCCGGTGTTCATACATCATACAATGTTGGATGCATCAAACAATGGTGTAAAGAGTTGCCGTACATTCGGCCTGCACATGGAGGAACAAGCCAAACATGGGCTCTTCGAACGACTTTCAGAGGTCTCAAAAACTAGTTATAAGACACGGCTTTGGCTAGAAACGCAATATATGCGATTACGTTGTTCTCTCATACATCGCATCGCATCGAGAAAAGATTCCCTAgatgatgaaaatattttggaactGCTTTTCTGTAAAGAACGCGAATTCAATGCCGAGGAACGACAACAACTGAAGCAACATAAacgttttatattaaaacaaacagaaaaactAGAAAACAAGACTTACACTGAATGTGGTTTGTTGCTTAATGAAAGCTATCCATATATTTGCGCATCGCCTGATGGAATTACCGACGACCACATTGTGGAAATAAAAGCACCAAAAACTGACgatgaatttgaaaaatacttAGAGGGACGTGAAACAATTGCGCCCAAATATATGGCCCAGATACAGATTCAAATGTATATGGCAAACGTGACTAAAGCTTTGTATTGTGTACTAAGTCCCACCTTTGACACTAACGGTGCCTTGCATTATGTCTGGGTACAAGCCGATATGGAATTTGTTGCGAGCTTACTCGGAGCTGCTGAGGATTTCTGGAAAGATGTGGTATTTCCTCGACTCAACAAAATCTATCTTGGTGGCCCATAAAATAGTGTTTAAATGTTTAGTTTATATGAAATGCAATGGAACGCAATCTTTTCTAACTTTGAAATGTAATAAAACAACTATTCCAAAGCCAAACAAATGGAATTTTACTCTCTTCGATTAAAAGTGATTATCACAGCTATATGCACAGCTTGAAATCTCACTTCATACTTGCGTTTCACCTCAAAATTATTGTGCAcaacaaagtttatttttgaaaaaaagtaagataattaattttaagttaaaagaTAGAGAACTGAATGTTTAATTCCTCCATTTTCaatgtgtaaatgtgtgtgttatAATCAAAGTCATACgtgttatgaatattttttgaattaatgcAAAGCAAAAATTTGCCCCACTACTTACCTTTAGCGAAAATTTGCAATGAGATGACAGCCTTTGCCTCACCATTACAATTGCTCGCTATAACAGAGTAAGTGCCGGTGAAGTCCAGCTTGGCGCTAGGTATTTCCAGGCGGTATTCCGGACCGTCACCTATAGGTCGGAAGTGTGGTGCGTCCTTATAGTATTCCGGCTGTAAAGAaaaatacatgcataaataCCAGCAAGAACAGTGTAAACGAACTTCTTTGGAGAACACACATTTTATCAACTAGAACTAACATAGAATAATTTgcttatttaattacaaaatatactaaaatgaAAATCTCTAGTAATATGTGCTCCGTATGTAAATAAACGGGACACTAATGCCTACGGTTTCTATACTATAAGATTCACTTCAAAGCACAGACTGACTCCTatgaagagtataaaatgtatatgtgtttaaaaatattatgttaataGCATATATTACAACTAAAGGCATACCAGTAATACATATTACAATTATAGCATCTAAAAGCATGAAACTCCCATTGACTCTGTTGTTGTGATAACGGCAGGAAACATTCCTGCagtaatttcgaggcatggTGCCGAGTTTACAGTCCCGACTATCGTGTGAACCCATTTACATACTTTTAACTGACAATTAATACGCTATATAATCGTTATTTAGAAAAGGTTAGCTCGGAATGACTCAGCCTTATCATCTCTCTCAACAGTAGATTTCTTTTGCTCCGACGAAATATTATAAGGTAGGTCTCAATACTTAAATGCTTACACGTAATCGAAATGAACttccaagtaaacaaaaaagcctgcaatttaattattcattttatttcttgTAGTTTTTACCATAggttgatttttaaaaatttgcatttaatttttgacagaattatatgaatgtttttatttctgTAAGGACTGTCTTTAGTTTTTAGACACGATTCAgattactttggcggtcgggaaaaaaacacgaatttcggtataaatgggATATGTACGGATAGGTGAGcttccagaggaggaatatgcaaaagtaatgttgctaacacttatatttttcaaaatatgcccgattaaaaattcaaaaatgtgtattaatAAGACTTAGTATTTCacaatgtttcactaaattttttcaaatttttcactttttatatttaaatatacactctaaacattgaaataagttaatttttcacttttatttgatcatatttaagctaaatttattaatttaaaaatcactttaaaaaaataaccttaTCGAGTCAATACTCaaggtgactgaagtacttttgcgtagtactcctttaaaaatctaagtattttattacgtaatattattatttaatattactaagttgcttttcaaatttaaataaggACAAAAAAGATACTGCATGtatactcattttaatttgaaatataatttatagaagctttttttattagaactaaGATTGTTAAATAAAGATAGAGGGATTATAGCGAAAAAGAGAAATGTCAGCGAATtgctcatatttgcttattatcatatggcagcgctccatttcctcatcattgttagcacataaatgatgctcactacgagtgttaaaagtaatttttaaaataaatgtttcttaTGTAAAAATCCtgcaaaagtgtaaaatgtggatttatttaaatgtttatagtttaatttaattaatttgaagtaaaaaatgtgtgtaaagtgtgtttaatgtggtgaaatagcttgttgaaatgtttgaattttgggaatttttgaactttgaagtcgaatatctcgtaaactaagcgtttgtgGTACCtataatcaggaggacttcctctttccaacggtaccttcagatcGCGTCGTCAAATCAAAATTGTGCCAGTTTTTATCTCAATTTATAGccgcaatatttttatacattagCAATATGTTGCGCAGAGTATACACTTGTTCTCCTTTTtgcactgtttttttttctcacaGGTAATTTACTATTCACTGgctttttttacgtggcgggtcccaaacccagcgcacaaccctacatatgtaggggatatttcgccttctcactttagctcgccttcaaacggatgttcttaggctacccagaggatacttggtcaaagaccggaagtcgtgagctgcttgagtcatacgtaaaagaatcgtttctggccactcccaagtgaatggcgatcagagaactttcctcacttgcgtgaacttctacacatgactccattcgatggaacgatgagctgtatgagatatatgacgacattgacatagttcagcgaattaaaagacagtggccaCGCtaactaggtcatgttgtccgaatggacgaaaacactccagctctgaaagtattcgacgcgctgttgttaactcggctataatcgcgtaagcggtgtctacgccaattaagaagaagaatttactGTTCCAGTTAACCGTATAAAAAGGGGATCAAGTGTAGTAGTTGTGTTCCCCTAACGGGTTTTTATGATGCCTCAAACTAATTGAGATAGAAAcagattaatatacatatttacgaatatatattaaattgagtAGCATGAAGAGATCATTTAACTTCCGGATGTTCTCTTGTCCGCCCTTCTGATCATCTATCTCTCCATACATATAATCGTTAGTAAAACTCCAGATATCTTGATTAGAAcattatatataacatataattAATGTATATGCACaactatatattataattaattatcaaGCCTATCGGGGTTCGGCCTGACGTAATAATCTGCTTGAAGAGCATTTGACAAGCTTGCGCTTCGTAGACCAAGTTTCGACACTGCTTCTTCTGTTTTGTTAGTGAAGTATGTAATTGCCGTCATACAGCATGTCGCTTGTCCCGTTACTATAGTCGTCGTCAACATACAAAGGGCCAAACATTTGCGAGggactttttttttcaaacactcAGCTCATTACTCTTTGACATCGTCCACGAATTGTAGAGTGTCCTAACCGTCTACCGAGTCCGTAATGTCAGCGATTCGCATTTGTTATCCATAGCTGGATCTTCAGGCAGGCATTATTATTACAGTTGCTGACGGTGCCTAGATAAACGAAGTCCTTTACCGCTCCGAAAATATATTTCTCAGCTACTCGATCTTGGTCACATTTCTCTGGCAGCtggcatataatatatttcgtCCTGTCGTCATTAACCGTAAAACCCGTTTAGCAGATTACATCTCCATAGCTACAAAAGTTTCGGAGACATTCTGCTTGATACATCCAGTTATATCTACGTCGTCGGCATAGGATAATAACTGGACACCATGATAAGGTTAAAGAAGTTACAAGATAGATGGTTGCCTTATCTGAACTCTCGCCCAGTATCAACACATTCGTGTGGGTCCGTTTCTCCTTTTATGATGCAAagagtgttgctcaacgtcattcTGCAAAGACGTATGAATTTTGCAGGTATACCAAGTTCAGACCATGCAGTATACACATAATCCCTTTTCGGACTATCGATAGCTGCCTTGTAATCGGACAGGAGATTGACAGGACCTTGTACGCAATGGACACCAGACTGATCTCTTGATAGTTTGCGTTGGTGACTTTTTTGTCTAGCCGTATTGTGTAGAtgagctgatgcatgcttcctATCAACACATTTTCGCCGACCTTGAACAGTTCCGCAGGGAGACCGTCTGCGCTGTTTGCTTAATACGAGTATTCTTCAGGCGCTGACTAGATACATCAATATCATCGTTCTAAATTCAGAACTTCATTTCTCCAGAGGCGGAACTTTTGTTGCCATCGCAAGAAAGCATTAGAAAAGTATTGCTTCAGGTTTAAATCATTGAGTTAAACGAGTGACCTTCTGCATCATTCCTGCCTTTACAAGCCTCGATTTCCTCTCGCTCACGCTTTTCTTTCACCCGTAATCGCGActctgtacgtatgtatgtatgtattttatgtaagtatatttaaaagCGTTTGCCCTGTTTATTCGACCATATCTGTACAAGCTCGGTTTGAATCTTAAAAAACTTCATAAAATTAAACTATGCAACACCAAGtggtagacatacatacatatctccgaTGTGCATCCAACGCAAACAGCacgtaaaatatgtaaatacgtaACGACTTACATACAGGCAACGAAGGTGGTGACAATAGTGACGACTGTAGCGCGGAACTGAGTAGCACAACAATTGCGGTAATTTGATCGCCGAGTCGCCGAGGAGATTTTAaggtttaaacaaaaacaaaacaaataaaatgtgatAAATAAGAACAGTGGCGCATGCGCATTCCGAATAACAGCAATAATTAGTTgacaaatacatgcatacatagatgtacatatgtatgtacgtgagTAAAACATGCGCAGGGGGCATGCGCGCCAAGCCAAATCGGTAAAAATTACGGCTGGACTGGCACTGAGGCCAGCTcggtaca from Bactrocera tryoni isolate S06 chromosome 3, CSIRO_BtryS06_freeze2, whole genome shotgun sequence harbors:
- the LOC120773057 gene encoding uncharacterized protein LOC120773057, with translation MIMIQMELEPGFRKADLNNIPTVRSETIFGFVTRIATSGGGVKNQSTGSNSTDVDLLIDYVQVRKAGDIFDVRAVVFPAASGGSHESHVRVSLKVDEKKDEISETKCGICAKKESCPHILAFIFWLHRKSTDTESTAILDFWGKETEALIEEERGETLRIRDIFACDELRLEADLEAAAVSESEGQAFFEAVLDEMENLGLKDSALYRHCRSVLEEFEPVFIHHTMLDASNNGVKSCRTFGLHMEEQAKHGLFERLSEVSKTSYKTRLWLETQYMRLRCSLIHRIASRKDSLDDENILELLFCKEREFNAEERQQLKQHKRFILKQTEKLENKTYTECGLLLNESYPYICASPDGITDDHIVEIKAPKTDDEFEKYLEGRETIAPKYMAQIQIQMYMANVTKALYCVLSPTFDTNGALHYVWVQADMEFVASLLGAAEDFWKDVVFPRLNKIYLGGP